One Nerophis ophidion isolate RoL-2023_Sa linkage group LG23, RoL_Noph_v1.0, whole genome shotgun sequence genomic window carries:
- the traf7 gene encoding E3 ubiquitin-protein ligase TRAF7 isoform X2, translating into METTFGPTFSAVAAGAKEASSSYKQHRRTPSSSSTLTYSPRDDDDGMPPIGTPRRSDSAISVRSLHSESTMSLRSTYSLQEEEEDTEPQVFAEQPSVKLCCQLCCNVFKDPVITTCGHTFCRRCALTSDKCPVDAAKLTVVVNNIAVAEQIGELFIHCKYGCRATVSGASVGAASNATVAGKPGAHEVDPLGCPFTIKLSLRKEHEASCDYRPVRCPNNPSCPPLLTMNLEAHLKECEHIKCPHSKYGCAFIGNQDTYETHLEVCKFEGLKEFLQQTDDRFHEMQLTLAQKDQDIAFLRSMLGKLSEKLDQLEKNLELKLDMLDENQSKLGEDLMEFRRDASMLNDELSHINARLNMGILGSYDPQQIFKCKGTFVGHQGPVWCLCVYSTGDLLFSGSSDKTIKVWDTCTTYKCQKTLEGHDGIVLALCIQGNRLYSGSADCTIIVWDIQTLQKVNTIRAHDNPVCTLVSSHNMLFSGSLKAIKVWDIVGTELKLKKELTGLNHWVRALVASQNHLYSGSYQTIKIWDIRSLECVHVLQTSGGSVYSIAVTTHHIVCGTYENLIHVWDIESKEQVRTLTGHVGTVYALAVISTPDQTKVFSASYDRSLRVWSMDNMICTQTLLRHQGSVTALAVSRGRLFSGAVDSTVKVWTC; encoded by the exons ATGGAGACTACATTTGGTCCAACCTTCTCAGCTGTGGCTGCTGGAGCTAAAG AAGCATCAAGCTCCTATAAGCAGCACAGAAGAACTCCCTCTTCTTCCAGCACGCTGACATATTCCCCTCGGGATGACGACGACGGAATG CCACCCATTGGTACTCCGAGGAGGTCAGATTCAGCCATCTCAGTGCGATCTCTGCATTCGGAGTCCACCATGTCTCTGCGGTCTACTTACTCTCTGCAAGAAGAGGAGGAAGACACG GAGCCACAAGTATTTGCTGAACAGCCGTCCGTAAAGTTGTGCTGCCAGTTGTGCTGTAACGTTTTCAAGGACCCAGTCATCACCACGTGTGGG CACACTTTCTGCAGACGGTGTGCCTTGActtcag ACAAGTGCCCTGTTGATGCGGCGAAGTTAACGGTTGTGGTCAACAACATCGCCGTAGCCGAGCAAATCGGGGAGTTGTTCATTCACTGTAAATACGGCTGCAGGGCCACAGTCAGCGGTGCAAGTGTCGGTGCGGCCTCCAATGCCACTGTGGCGGGGAAGCCGGGAGCGCATGAGGTGGATCCACTGGGCTGCCCGTTCACTATTAAACTATCCTTGCGCAA AGAACACGAGGCCAGTTGTGACTACAGGCCGGTACGGTGCCCCAACAACCCCTCTTGCCCCCCACTTCTCACCATGAACCTGGAGGCTCATCTAAAAGAATGCGAGCACATTAAGTGTCCCCATTCAAAATATGG GTGCGCCTTCATTGGCAACCAGGACACATATGAAACACATCTGGAGGTGTGTAAATTTGAAGGACTGAAGGAATTTCTGCAGCAGACTGACGACAG GTTCCACGAGATGCAGTTGACTTTAGCCCAGAAGGACCAAGATATTGCTTTTCTGCGCTCCATGTTGGGAAAACTATCAGAGAAATTAGATCAGCTAGAAAAGAACCTGGAGCTCAAATTAG ATATGTTGGATGAGAATCAGAGTAAACTGGGTGAGGACCTTATGGAATTTCGTCGAGATGCCTCTATGCTCAAC GATGAGCTGTCCCATATCAATGCTCGACTCAACATGGGGATCCTGGGAT CATACGATCCCCAGCAGATCTTCAAGTGCAAAGGCACATTTGTTGGCCACCAGGGGCCTGTATGGTGTCTGTGTGTCTACTCCACAGGAGACCTGCTTTTCTCTGGTTCCTCAGACAAGACTATCAAG GTATGGGACACGTGCACCACCTACAAGTGTCAGAAAACCCTGGAGGGACACGACGGCATCGTGCTGGCGCTCTGCATCCAGGG AAACCGCCTCTACAGTGGCTCTGCAGACTGCACCATCATT GTATGGGACATCCAGACTCTGCAAAAAGTCAATACCATCCGTGCCCATGACAACCCTGTTTGTACGCTGGTCTCCTCCCACAACATGTTGTTCAGCGGCTCCCTCAAGGCCATTAAG GTGTGGGATATCGTGGGCACAGAGCTGAAGCTAAAGAAGGAGCTGACTGGGTTAAATCACTGGGTCAGAGCATTGGTGGCCTCCCAGAACCACTTGTACAGCGGCTCATATCAGACCATTAAG ATTTGGGACATCCGCTCCCTGGAATGTGTCCACGTCTTACAGACCAGCGGCGGGAGTGTCTACTCCATCGCTGTCACCACCCACCACATAGTCTGTGGCACCTATGAAAACCTCATTCAT GTGTGGGACATCGAGTCCAAAGAGCAGGTGCGGACCCTGACCGGACACGTGGGGACCGTTTATGCGCTCGCTGTCATCTCTACGCCTGACCAGACTAAAGTGTTCAGTGCCTCCTACGACCGTTCACTCAGG gTTTGGAGCATGGACAACATGATCTGCACCCAGACCCTGCTCAGACACCAGGGCAGTGTCACAGCTCTGGCTGTGTCCCGAGGTCGCCTTTTCTCTGGAGCGGTGGACAGTACGGTGAAG GTGTGGACATGCTGA
- the traf7 gene encoding E3 ubiquitin-protein ligase TRAF7 isoform X1: METTFGPTFSAVAAGAKAEASSSYKQHRRTPSSSSTLTYSPRDDDDGMPPIGTPRRSDSAISVRSLHSESTMSLRSTYSLQEEEEDTEPQVFAEQPSVKLCCQLCCNVFKDPVITTCGHTFCRRCALTSDKCPVDAAKLTVVVNNIAVAEQIGELFIHCKYGCRATVSGASVGAASNATVAGKPGAHEVDPLGCPFTIKLSLRKEHEASCDYRPVRCPNNPSCPPLLTMNLEAHLKECEHIKCPHSKYGCAFIGNQDTYETHLEVCKFEGLKEFLQQTDDRFHEMQLTLAQKDQDIAFLRSMLGKLSEKLDQLEKNLELKLDMLDENQSKLGEDLMEFRRDASMLNDELSHINARLNMGILGSYDPQQIFKCKGTFVGHQGPVWCLCVYSTGDLLFSGSSDKTIKVWDTCTTYKCQKTLEGHDGIVLALCIQGNRLYSGSADCTIIVWDIQTLQKVNTIRAHDNPVCTLVSSHNMLFSGSLKAIKVWDIVGTELKLKKELTGLNHWVRALVASQNHLYSGSYQTIKIWDIRSLECVHVLQTSGGSVYSIAVTTHHIVCGTYENLIHVWDIESKEQVRTLTGHVGTVYALAVISTPDQTKVFSASYDRSLRVWSMDNMICTQTLLRHQGSVTALAVSRGRLFSGAVDSTVKVWTC; encoded by the exons ATGGAGACTACATTTGGTCCAACCTTCTCAGCTGTGGCTGCTGGAGCTAAAG caGAAGCATCAAGCTCCTATAAGCAGCACAGAAGAACTCCCTCTTCTTCCAGCACGCTGACATATTCCCCTCGGGATGACGACGACGGAATG CCACCCATTGGTACTCCGAGGAGGTCAGATTCAGCCATCTCAGTGCGATCTCTGCATTCGGAGTCCACCATGTCTCTGCGGTCTACTTACTCTCTGCAAGAAGAGGAGGAAGACACG GAGCCACAAGTATTTGCTGAACAGCCGTCCGTAAAGTTGTGCTGCCAGTTGTGCTGTAACGTTTTCAAGGACCCAGTCATCACCACGTGTGGG CACACTTTCTGCAGACGGTGTGCCTTGActtcag ACAAGTGCCCTGTTGATGCGGCGAAGTTAACGGTTGTGGTCAACAACATCGCCGTAGCCGAGCAAATCGGGGAGTTGTTCATTCACTGTAAATACGGCTGCAGGGCCACAGTCAGCGGTGCAAGTGTCGGTGCGGCCTCCAATGCCACTGTGGCGGGGAAGCCGGGAGCGCATGAGGTGGATCCACTGGGCTGCCCGTTCACTATTAAACTATCCTTGCGCAA AGAACACGAGGCCAGTTGTGACTACAGGCCGGTACGGTGCCCCAACAACCCCTCTTGCCCCCCACTTCTCACCATGAACCTGGAGGCTCATCTAAAAGAATGCGAGCACATTAAGTGTCCCCATTCAAAATATGG GTGCGCCTTCATTGGCAACCAGGACACATATGAAACACATCTGGAGGTGTGTAAATTTGAAGGACTGAAGGAATTTCTGCAGCAGACTGACGACAG GTTCCACGAGATGCAGTTGACTTTAGCCCAGAAGGACCAAGATATTGCTTTTCTGCGCTCCATGTTGGGAAAACTATCAGAGAAATTAGATCAGCTAGAAAAGAACCTGGAGCTCAAATTAG ATATGTTGGATGAGAATCAGAGTAAACTGGGTGAGGACCTTATGGAATTTCGTCGAGATGCCTCTATGCTCAAC GATGAGCTGTCCCATATCAATGCTCGACTCAACATGGGGATCCTGGGAT CATACGATCCCCAGCAGATCTTCAAGTGCAAAGGCACATTTGTTGGCCACCAGGGGCCTGTATGGTGTCTGTGTGTCTACTCCACAGGAGACCTGCTTTTCTCTGGTTCCTCAGACAAGACTATCAAG GTATGGGACACGTGCACCACCTACAAGTGTCAGAAAACCCTGGAGGGACACGACGGCATCGTGCTGGCGCTCTGCATCCAGGG AAACCGCCTCTACAGTGGCTCTGCAGACTGCACCATCATT GTATGGGACATCCAGACTCTGCAAAAAGTCAATACCATCCGTGCCCATGACAACCCTGTTTGTACGCTGGTCTCCTCCCACAACATGTTGTTCAGCGGCTCCCTCAAGGCCATTAAG GTGTGGGATATCGTGGGCACAGAGCTGAAGCTAAAGAAGGAGCTGACTGGGTTAAATCACTGGGTCAGAGCATTGGTGGCCTCCCAGAACCACTTGTACAGCGGCTCATATCAGACCATTAAG ATTTGGGACATCCGCTCCCTGGAATGTGTCCACGTCTTACAGACCAGCGGCGGGAGTGTCTACTCCATCGCTGTCACCACCCACCACATAGTCTGTGGCACCTATGAAAACCTCATTCAT GTGTGGGACATCGAGTCCAAAGAGCAGGTGCGGACCCTGACCGGACACGTGGGGACCGTTTATGCGCTCGCTGTCATCTCTACGCCTGACCAGACTAAAGTGTTCAGTGCCTCCTACGACCGTTCACTCAGG gTTTGGAGCATGGACAACATGATCTGCACCCAGACCCTGCTCAGACACCAGGGCAGTGTCACAGCTCTGGCTGTGTCCCGAGGTCGCCTTTTCTCTGGAGCGGTGGACAGTACGGTGAAG GTGTGGACATGCTGA